The Punica granatum isolate Tunisia-2019 chromosome 4, ASM765513v2, whole genome shotgun sequence sequence AGAGATCATAACATGCCGCAGAGATGGCTAAAGGATTTGATCGTCTGATACAAAGATCTTGGCTTCCTgtctttcaaaatttttgcTGTTCGCTCTTTTGACAAACGAAGAAATGTGAGATTGGAGTTGCATGACGAATCTACCGAGGGCAAATACTCACCAAGAGAAACCGAATCTGTCACTGGACTCACCTGTCTAGGTCTGTTAGACAGTCTCCAGTTTCATCTCAAAGCTGAAGTGCATGGCCAGAGCAGTGATGAGTGATTGCTTAATTGAAAGAAACTAAAAAGTGATGAATAATAACTTTTTGTTAAATAGGGTCCTTCCATTTTATTTACATGAACAAATTGCAGGTGCCACATATGAGGTACAAAAGAATCACAGAATATAAATACCTATACCGCAGTCCAAGTTCGGTGGCAAATGAACCTAAATCACGTAAATATCAATCCTTCCATGCTAGAGCTATATAGCACTTGACAAGATAACCTACTATACTTAATTCAACTGCTCAATAGTCAGAGGAACACGAACCCTATTTGTAACTTGCCTCCTAACAAAGAAGCCCCATCTGAAGACTGCTTTGATCCTGAGCCAAGACACAACAGCGGTTCTCGAGTTGCACCTGGAAGGAAGAAACGGGGCTGGAGTCCCATGAAGAAACCCTGGATCACTGTCATCGAACATCTGGGCCATTGTTTCGTGATCATACTGAGGAAAATCTGGGTCCGGAGTCTCAAAAAGAAAACTCATAAAACTCCCAGCATCACTGTCGTTGGACTTCCAGGCTTCTATTCCGTGATCATCCTGCAGAGAGGTTGGAGGTGACTTCTCTGTGAACACTTCACCATAGAGACTTGACGTGCTAACAACTGGGAAGATTGGCGGTGCCAAGCGTGCTTCAGTTGGTGCTAAGTTTTGATGCCCCGGGACCTCTGCTTGATCTAGCAGGTGAACTGGTCCGTTCTGAACAGGAACATCGAGATTACTATTCTGTAGATTAAGCAGAGATCCACCTACTGCGGTTTCATCATATCCTGGAGAGGGCAGAACAAAAATCAAATGGTCAGACATGAGACAATATTCGAAGcacaaatcaattaattccGGCAATGGGGTGCTTTGTCACAGCATCATAAATTTCCTCCTGCCTGAAACATCACCCTACGCCTGCAAATTGTGCTTGATGACAAAAACCACACTCCCCCAGTTTTGTCTATTACAGTGCATACCTTCAAGTACCATTCCAGAACTTCCTCCTGGAAGTTCGGAGGGAGCTGGATACGGGAAGCTAGTCAAATGGCAGTCAGAGAGACCCGCATAGTCCTGTTGGCCCTGCATGCAATAGTCTGCACTGTTGAACTCTTTGACATGATCCCAGTTTTCATATGCCCTTCTCACCTGGTTATTGTAATGCTCCTACAAGAACAAGAATTCAGTTTTCCCCAAGACAATACAACTTTTTGGACTTCTCATTTACGAAAGACTTCTAACAGATGAATATAGAGATCAGGTCATCACTGTCAACCTAGGCATTGCAGGACAACAAACAGATATCAAATTCCAAATTGCTGGGACTGAACCTGAAGAACAATGCATGATAGACAATGCATGCTACATATTTTTCGGTCGGTGCTCGTTGTGTATGCTGATACAGTACTAGTCTCTATCTTATTCTGGTCAAAACATGGCTTCGAGTATACTAAACCGTCACCAACAGCGCATTGTAAGGACTCAAGAGAAGTTCGAAAGTGTGAAGCTCTAATGCTTATACTTACTGATGAATGAGGCATTGCAATGAAAAGATTGATATGCCACTTCCCTTGACCTCAGAAAAGATGAGATTTGAGAAATTGACAAAATGCCATCCCAATACATGCAGGTTGCaccagtaaaaaaaaaaatactaggAACTGTGCGGTCACTAACCTTCTGTTCCTGTGAAAGGGAATCGGCCAAGCAGTAAGACCCATCAGCAATAACGCCTTTCAACTCCCCAATGATGTCAAATACAACACCATGCCTCATCACATCATCATAAGGGTACAGATAAAGTTTCCCACTCTTAACACAAGACGTCGCGTGGACTATAAGCTCTTGCCACTTATTATCTGACATATTAAGCATCTGTCTCAGCACAGCACGAACAGAATTAGTCTTATGGTTGGTGAtcctgcaaaaaaaaaaagaaaaagaaaaagaaaaaagggaacCTTCGGGTCTCTGAGTTCCTTACATTTCTCATACTCTTCTGGTTTCTCACGAATTGTCTTAAGAGATCTTCGACGGTTAATATCCCTTCTTCAGTCAGTCTATTGTGATTTGGTCCATCTTTTGCAATCATCTTCAGTCTCCAGACATCATCATCAGGTTTAGCTGGATAGTGTTTCTTGTAGCCTGAAATGTTTAACGTAGAGAAGAGTCAATACAATGCACAATCGACTTTTCCCATTGGAAGTCACATACTAGAATAAAAAATGCAACGTTCAGGGCATATTTTGACCAAGTTAATTCTCAGTTACGATGAATATCAAGCTAAACAAACCGAGACATAATTCACGTGATAGATGGTATTTCTCCTCTTCAAATATAAAGGTTATCAGGGACTCACTTTCGCCTCTGAGATCCTTGACACGGAGGGCATCAGTTATTGCTTCACGAATTCTGACGCCCTCACAACAGCCAGATGCTACCTTCAGCCCAATCCGATACTTTTTGCTCTTATTCCAACTTGAGTTGTCAGTAAACTTTAACTTCCCAAGGACCCCTTTACCTCCTTGTAGTGTCACTTGCAGATCTCCGATCAACAGCGGTGCCTTCCCTTCACGTGCTTCCACCCGATAATTCTCAAACTCTTCTGTAGTCCAGCCATTGCTCTTATCCTTATTAAAGTCACCTTCAAGCACAACAACATCTAACTTAATAGATGCCTCAGGGCCTGACTCAACAACATTTTCTGTGTTTGCATTAATCAACTCAATGCAGATGGGGGCACCCTCCTCTCCTTCTATTTGCTTCCCGGTGAACAGAGGGAGCGACAACCGTGTTTTGAATTGCAGCTGTAAGTTTCTACTGTCACCTCTCTCTATGCATCTAGAAGAAGCCCTGCATCACCTCATACACAAGATGAATAAATACTTAAGAAGGGACACTCTTTTAGTTACTA is a genomic window containing:
- the LOC116203730 gene encoding calmodulin-binding protein 60 D-like gives rise to the protein MPMSKRKRDQYSASSGEEGGSQPGGQRHQALVSYVLTAIKEDIKQEIRLVVEETVRKVIKEELKQMNYELAKPIERASSRCIERGDSRNLQLQFKTRLSLPLFTGKQIEGEEGAPICIELINANTENVVESGPEASIKLDVVVLEGDFNKDKSNGWTTEEFENYRVEAREGKAPLLIGDLQVTLQGGKGVLGKLKFTDNSSWNKSKKYRIGLKVASGCCEGVRIREAITDALRVKDLRGESYKKHYPAKPDDDVWRLKMIAKDGPNHNRLTEEGILTVEDLLRQFVRNQKSMRNMLNMSDNKWQELIVHATSCVKSGKLYLYPYDDVMRHGVVFDIIGELKGVIADGSYCLADSLSQEQKEHYNNQVRRAYENWDHVKEFNSADYCMQGQQDYAGLSDCHLTSFPYPAPSELPGGSSGMVLEGYDETAVGGSLLNLQNSNLDVPVQNGPVHLLDQAEVPGHQNLAPTEARLAPPIFPVVSTSSLYGEVFTEKSPPTSLQDDHGIEAWKSNDSDAGSFMSFLFETPDPDFPQYDHETMAQMFDDSDPGFLHGTPAPFLPSRCNSRTAVVSWLRIKAVFRWGFFVRRQVTNRVRVPLTIEQLN